The following are from one region of the Rosistilla carotiformis genome:
- a CDS encoding NAD(+)/NADH kinase: MSQSESSEKQRPRWPRAGRTRPDVVVVGALDRPSVASELNRLRSLIADRAEIAAVDLDFSYDFENTNHDLVIVLGGDGSILQTARQMGENQLPILGVNCGHLGFLAALTPDAFLDIWGTVANGDCELVDHLMLRASIIRDGEEIAVQLGLNEAAILGGPPYRILSIDLSVDLVHATSYSCDGLIISTPIGSTAHNLSAGGPILRKNLQAFVISPISPHTLTHRSVVDTADRTFDLSVANPNDSTSLVVDGRVVDVIQPGDRVRVQRSPYSFQMVAVPGQNDYRTLREKLGWSGNTISKN, translated from the coding sequence ATGTCGCAATCTGAATCGTCCGAAAAACAACGACCGCGCTGGCCGCGAGCCGGGCGAACGCGCCCCGATGTCGTTGTCGTCGGGGCACTGGATCGTCCCAGCGTCGCGTCGGAACTGAATCGCTTGCGGTCGTTGATCGCTGATCGAGCGGAGATCGCGGCGGTCGATCTCGACTTCAGCTATGACTTTGAAAACACCAATCACGATCTCGTGATCGTATTGGGAGGCGACGGATCGATCCTGCAAACGGCGCGGCAGATGGGCGAGAATCAATTGCCGATCTTGGGCGTCAATTGCGGGCACCTCGGTTTCTTGGCGGCGCTCACTCCCGACGCCTTCCTCGATATCTGGGGTACGGTTGCCAACGGCGATTGCGAACTGGTCGATCACCTAATGTTGAGAGCTTCGATCATCCGCGACGGCGAAGAGATCGCGGTCCAACTGGGATTAAACGAAGCAGCGATTCTCGGCGGTCCGCCCTATCGGATCCTCAGCATCGATCTTTCAGTCGATCTCGTCCACGCGACCAGCTACAGTTGTGACGGGTTGATCATCAGCACGCCGATCGGTTCGACCGCGCATAACCTTTCGGCAGGTGGGCCGATCTTGCGGAAGAATCTGCAAGCGTTTGTGATCTCGCCGATCAGCCCCCATACGCTAACGCACCGATCGGTTGTCGATACCGCCGACCGGACGTTTGATCTGTCGGTCGCCAACCCCAACGACTCGACGAGCCTTGTCGTCGATGGCCGCGTCGTCGACGTGATCCAACCGGGCGACCGAGTGCGCGTGCAGCGATCCCCCTACAGTTTCCAAATGGTTGCCGTGCCGGGGCAGAACGACTACCGAACGCTCCGCGAAAAGCTGGGTTGGAGCGGCAATACGATCAGCAAGAACTAA
- a CDS encoding endonuclease/exonuclease/phosphatase family protein — translation MKFVLNLIVVSVIAIIALVKFYEIEGIDGLHLKRRESSAGVVQDLRAMFSSATAEPGSGFSAPGSSLPPLSLPGVGVQTVSSRQATPGTIRLGTFNLREFSREKVSDPKTMDFIVRLLQQIDLIAVQEVDADRRELFPRIVEYLNRDGRTYDFIAGPQVGPDGYQQLLGFIFDRQRVEADLKQTYTVTDPANQIAYEPLVGWFRTVGVDPHDAWTFSMANVYVDPDNPQKELELLTSLFHSIQHDGRGEDDVILAGCFFAGDYELAKYASADIRFALEGTPSDIHAQRQTSNLLFNRNNTTEFLGDSGAIDFLRQYNLTIAEAQAISDHLPVWAEFQIREAVQF, via the coding sequence ATGAAGTTTGTTCTTAATCTGATCGTCGTATCTGTCATTGCGATTATCGCGTTGGTCAAATTCTACGAGATCGAAGGGATCGACGGGCTGCACTTAAAGCGACGCGAATCGAGCGCCGGCGTGGTCCAGGATCTCCGCGCGATGTTCAGCTCCGCCACCGCCGAACCGGGCAGTGGATTCTCCGCTCCGGGATCATCGCTGCCGCCGCTGAGTCTTCCCGGCGTTGGGGTGCAGACGGTTTCCAGCCGGCAAGCGACGCCCGGGACGATCCGATTAGGGACCTTCAACCTGCGGGAATTCAGTCGCGAGAAGGTCAGCGATCCCAAAACGATGGACTTTATCGTGCGGTTGCTGCAGCAGATCGACTTGATCGCCGTGCAGGAAGTCGACGCCGACCGCCGCGAACTGTTTCCACGGATCGTCGAATATCTGAATCGCGACGGCCGGACTTACGATTTCATCGCGGGCCCGCAAGTTGGCCCCGACGGATATCAACAACTGCTCGGGTTCATCTTCGATCGCCAACGGGTGGAAGCCGATCTGAAGCAAACCTACACCGTTACCGACCCCGCGAATCAGATCGCTTACGAACCGTTGGTCGGATGGTTCCGCACCGTTGGCGTCGATCCACACGATGCCTGGACCTTCTCGATGGCCAACGTTTACGTCGATCCCGACAATCCGCAGAAGGAGTTGGAGCTGCTGACGTCGCTGTTCCATTCGATCCAACACGACGGCCGGGGCGAGGACGATGTCATTCTCGCCGGCTGCTTTTTTGCTGGCGATTACGAACTGGCCAAGTACGCATCGGCCGACATTCGATTTGCCCTGGAAGGAACGCCCTCGGACATCCACGCCCAACGCCAGACATCCAATCTGTTGTTCAACCGCAACAATACGACCGAATTCCTTGGCGATTCCGGGGCGATCGACTTTCTTCGGCAATACAACCTGACGATCGCTGAAGCCCAAGCGATCAGCGATCATCTGCCGGTCTGGGCCGAATTCCAGATCCGCGAAGCGGTGCAGTTTTAA
- the odhB gene encoding 2-oxoglutarate dehydrogenase complex dihydrolipoyllysine-residue succinyltransferase, translating to MVEVKVPTVGESISEVQIGRWLKQQDEWVEADEDLVEIETEKASVQIPSPSAGYLRNITKQQDEFAKVGDVIAQIEAGEAPSANGTASTAAAAPAGESADDARVMPAAARLIAEHNLNPADIKATGPGGRLLKEDVVDHISGATISKVPAAAPKQPAAAPAKASEERPRTSLMTSGEHRAEEVKPLSMLRRTIAARLVEAQHNAALLTTFNEIDMEPVKELRSKYKDAFQKKHGVKLGFMSFFAKAAVEALRRFPAVNSEIRGNNIVYRHYYDIGIAIGGGKGLVVPILRNVEFMSFADVERAISDFADDAQANRLNPQDLDGGTFTISNGGIYGSLLSTPIVNPPQSGILGLHSIQDRPMAINGEVVIRPMMYVALTYDHRVVDGREAVSFLRVIKDVLEDPARLFLEV from the coding sequence ATGGTTGAAGTCAAAGTACCCACCGTCGGCGAATCGATCAGCGAAGTTCAAATCGGCCGTTGGCTGAAGCAACAAGACGAATGGGTCGAAGCCGACGAAGATCTGGTCGAAATTGAAACCGAAAAAGCCTCGGTTCAAATCCCTTCGCCTTCGGCCGGCTATCTGCGGAACATCACCAAGCAGCAGGATGAGTTCGCTAAAGTGGGCGACGTGATCGCTCAAATCGAAGCGGGTGAAGCTCCTTCGGCCAACGGTACGGCATCGACCGCCGCGGCGGCACCGGCTGGCGAATCGGCCGACGACGCCCGCGTGATGCCAGCGGCTGCCCGATTGATCGCCGAACATAACCTCAACCCGGCCGACATCAAAGCAACCGGACCGGGCGGACGCCTGTTGAAGGAAGATGTTGTCGACCACATCTCCGGCGCGACGATTTCCAAAGTCCCCGCGGCCGCGCCGAAGCAACCGGCTGCCGCACCCGCGAAAGCCAGCGAAGAGCGTCCACGGACATCGCTGATGACCTCGGGCGAACACCGGGCTGAGGAAGTCAAACCGCTGAGCATGCTGCGTCGCACGATCGCCGCACGGTTGGTCGAAGCGCAACACAACGCGGCGTTGTTGACCACGTTCAACGAAATCGACATGGAACCTGTCAAGGAATTGCGATCCAAATACAAGGACGCGTTCCAGAAGAAGCACGGCGTCAAGCTGGGCTTTATGTCGTTCTTCGCCAAAGCGGCTGTCGAAGCGCTCCGTCGCTTCCCCGCCGTCAATTCGGAGATTCGCGGCAACAACATCGTCTATCGCCATTATTATGACATCGGAATCGCGATCGGTGGCGGTAAGGGACTTGTTGTGCCGATTCTGCGGAACGTCGAATTCATGTCGTTTGCCGACGTCGAACGAGCGATCTCCGATTTCGCTGACGACGCGCAAGCCAACCGCTTGAACCCACAAGATCTCGACGGCGGAACGTTCACGATCAGCAACGGCGGGATCTACGGATCGCTGCTGTCGACGCCGATCGTCAATCCACCGCAAAGCGGCATCTTGGGACTGCACTCGATCCAAGATCGGCCGATGGCGATCAATGGGGAAGTTGTGATCCGACCGATGATGTACGTCGCGTTGACCTACGACCATCGCGTCGTCGACGGCCGCGAAGCGGTCAGCTTCCTACGCGTCATCAAAGACGTTTTGGAAGATCCAGCACGACTGTTCCTGGAAGTGTAG
- a CDS encoding FAD-dependent oxidoreductase, translated as MNLSLLRGLHVCIAAFFLLLAPLGSAHSHAAPAATTVASADLLIVGATEAGWAAAIQAARGGVDSIVIVHDGRWFGGQFTEQALACVDEDKGVGRVGWGVDWHPMKRSFHRSGLFKELMDRIEAFNTQQYGSPMPGRPYHGPSTFRPAEAEAIFREMIAPYIESGQIRVHWNLFPIAADVRGSRLHGVTFAATDGGEGRLSVEAPLTIDASDWGEVIQVAGAGFLCGPDPNSRFGEPSAPDDLSSHPANEMNPITWAMIVAESEGETPIGRPPRFDDRNYPRATHFSRQAFANLQWDQANPGLGAIPHWPDAGNESPRQLSVYTVRRIVDGTTSRDGKTSILLNYMNGQDYPLERLPAPVADALEATGEGASTQNIVTMNREQRQIIFNDAKQHALGVLYHLQNFVDQRAGDKTNSFRRFHLSDEFCTPDRLPPKPYIREGLRLQAMYMMREQDGRNRDGVTKNLAQERFAHVMYPDGLFAWQFHYDFHRTGRTYLKSEGNDGPWIDFHKPNRHTNFMSDRSVFPLRSLIPAELDGLIGSQGNVGFSSIVSAAIRLHDQRIHIGQASGAVAVVALREGIDPRAIPYDRALLEAVRHELCDPNAEGVPLLIWPFRDLDPSHESFVAINRLAALGLLPIGPREVDFAADEPATAAWLGELHDRGFEFEPSAESEVTRGEICLQFWDQVQQQGWTRLAFHRIDDRDADGDGIADRDDPLLFTPNEPIVFEIERPKLGPDSDGIPAAELTRGNGGDLRLIDFRGPGGSPAKGWSTDHGDAFDGERGYGWSRDLRSHHRRRHVYEGPRDTFLFTRDRDLWECKLPNGKYSVTICIGDSGHDQPGQNVIVEGVRFAEDLSTVAGMFAERTKIVEVRDGRLSVELGKPAASSNTAINWVAIEAAE; from the coding sequence TTGAACCTCTCGCTTTTACGCGGCCTGCACGTTTGCATCGCTGCGTTTTTTCTTTTGCTCGCCCCGCTGGGGTCTGCCCATTCCCACGCCGCACCGGCCGCGACAACCGTCGCCAGCGCGGATCTCTTGATCGTCGGAGCGACCGAAGCGGGATGGGCCGCGGCGATTCAAGCCGCTCGCGGCGGTGTCGATTCCATCGTGATCGTGCATGATGGCCGTTGGTTTGGTGGCCAATTCACCGAACAGGCGTTGGCCTGCGTCGACGAAGATAAGGGAGTCGGCCGCGTCGGTTGGGGCGTCGATTGGCATCCAATGAAGCGATCGTTCCATCGCTCGGGACTCTTCAAGGAGTTGATGGACCGAATCGAAGCTTTCAACACGCAACAGTATGGCTCGCCGATGCCCGGGCGTCCCTATCACGGACCGTCGACGTTTCGCCCCGCCGAAGCCGAGGCGATCTTTCGCGAGATGATCGCTCCCTACATCGAAAGCGGCCAGATCCGCGTCCACTGGAACCTGTTTCCGATCGCTGCCGACGTGAGAGGTTCCCGGCTGCATGGCGTCACGTTTGCAGCAACCGATGGTGGCGAAGGGCGATTGTCGGTCGAAGCGCCGCTGACAATCGACGCTTCCGATTGGGGCGAGGTGATCCAAGTCGCGGGTGCAGGATTTCTGTGCGGCCCCGATCCGAATTCCCGTTTCGGCGAACCGAGCGCCCCGGATGATCTGAGCAGTCATCCGGCGAACGAGATGAATCCGATCACCTGGGCGATGATCGTCGCCGAATCGGAGGGCGAGACGCCGATCGGTCGGCCGCCGCGGTTCGACGATCGCAACTATCCGCGAGCGACACATTTCAGCCGCCAAGCGTTTGCCAATCTGCAATGGGACCAAGCGAATCCGGGGCTCGGTGCGATCCCGCACTGGCCCGATGCGGGAAATGAATCGCCGCGTCAGTTGAGCGTCTACACGGTCCGGCGCATCGTCGATGGAACGACCAGTCGCGACGGAAAGACATCGATCCTGTTGAACTATATGAACGGCCAGGACTATCCGCTGGAACGTTTGCCTGCGCCGGTGGCCGACGCGTTGGAAGCGACCGGCGAAGGAGCGTCGACGCAGAACATCGTGACGATGAATCGAGAGCAGCGGCAGATCATCTTCAACGATGCGAAGCAGCATGCGTTGGGGGTGCTGTATCACTTGCAAAACTTCGTCGATCAACGAGCCGGCGACAAAACGAACAGCTTCCGTCGCTTCCACTTGAGCGATGAATTCTGCACGCCCGATCGGCTGCCGCCGAAACCGTACATCCGCGAGGGATTGCGTTTGCAGGCGATGTACATGATGCGCGAACAGGATGGCCGCAATCGCGATGGCGTGACGAAGAACCTGGCCCAAGAGCGATTCGCCCACGTGATGTATCCCGACGGTCTGTTCGCTTGGCAGTTCCATTACGACTTCCACCGCACGGGACGAACGTATCTAAAATCGGAAGGGAATGACGGACCGTGGATCGATTTCCACAAACCAAATCGCCACACGAACTTCATGAGCGATCGATCGGTCTTCCCGCTGCGGAGTCTGATTCCAGCCGAGCTGGACGGCCTGATCGGCTCGCAAGGGAATGTCGGTTTCAGCAGCATCGTCAGCGCGGCGATCCGGTTGCACGATCAACGGATCCACATCGGCCAAGCGAGCGGCGCTGTGGCGGTGGTTGCGTTGCGCGAAGGGATCGATCCGCGAGCGATCCCCTACGACCGAGCGTTGCTGGAAGCGGTCCGCCACGAATTGTGTGATCCCAATGCCGAGGGAGTGCCACTGTTGATCTGGCCTTTCCGCGACCTCGATCCCAGTCATGAGTCCTTCGTCGCGATCAATCGCCTGGCCGCGCTTGGGCTGTTGCCGATCGGTCCGCGCGAGGTCGACTTCGCTGCCGACGAACCAGCGACCGCGGCGTGGCTAGGGGAACTTCACGACCGCGGTTTTGAATTCGAACCGTCTGCGGAATCAGAGGTCACTCGGGGTGAGATCTGTCTCCAATTTTGGGATCAGGTTCAGCAGCAAGGTTGGACGCGTCTAGCCTTCCATCGTATTGACGATCGGGACGCCGATGGAGATGGAATCGCCGACCGCGACGACCCGCTGTTGTTCACGCCTAACGAACCGATCGTGTTCGAGATCGAGCGACCGAAGCTTGGGCCCGACAGCGACGGAATCCCCGCGGCGGAATTGACCCGCGGAAACGGGGGCGATCTCCGCTTGATCGACTTCCGCGGCCCCGGCGGATCGCCAGCGAAAGGTTGGTCGACCGATCACGGCGACGCGTTTGATGGCGAACGAGGTTATGGATGGAGCCGCGATCTGCGTTCCCACCATCGCCGACGTCACGTTTATGAAGGCCCTCGCGACACGTTCCTGTTCACTCGCGATCGCGACCTTTGGGAGTGCAAACTCCCCAACGGAAAGTATTCGGTCACCATTTGCATTGGGGATTCGGGACACGACCAGCCCGGTCAGAACGTCATCGTCGAAGGCGTTCGTTT